In Gossypium arboreum isolate Shixiya-1 chromosome 6, ASM2569848v2, whole genome shotgun sequence, the following are encoded in one genomic region:
- the LOC128294128 gene encoding metacaspase-9-like yields the protein MSKGTKRAVLVGCNYPKTQFSLHGCINDVEAISGMILNFGFKESNVNVLTDAPGSPVLPTGANIKDALNKMVNKAKPGDVLFFYFSGHGTRIPIFQPGQPFKQDEAIVACDLNLVTDVDFRGLVNRLPEGASFTILSDSCHSGGLIEKEKEQFGAEHIMTPVNPHKPEPSKAKAKSLTFDIIHSAIDTAAGILHDAANVGQKIFGIFGKDVSLKFHPHYVDGLMVLDPLEEDEGILLSGCEANETSYDLVLENKAFGAFTDAVVNVIINSGPGISNRHLVAEAAMILKKNGFEQNPCLYCSDENANTLFLGGFA from the exons ATGAGTAAGGGTACGAAGAGAGCAGTTCTGGTGGGATGCAACTACCCCAAGACCCAATTCAGCTTGCATGGATGCATCAATGATGTGGAAGCCATAAGCGGTATGATCCTGAACTTTGGGTTTAAGGAAAGCAATGTTAATGTCCTCACCGATGCGCCAGGATCGCCGGTTCTGCCTACTGGTGCAAACATTAAGGATGCACTTAATAAAATGGTGAACAAGGCTAAACCAGGAGATGTCCTATTTTTCTACTTCAGTGGACATGGAACACGCATTCCAATCTTTCAACCTGGCCAGCCTTTCAAGCAAGATGAAGCAATCGTAGCTTGTGATTTAAATCTTGTCACCG ATGTGGACTTCAGGGGTTTAGTTAACCGGCTACCAGAAGGAGCAAGCTTCACAATCCTATCAGATTCGTGCCACAGTGGTGGTCTCATTGAAAAAGAGAAAGAACAATTTGGTGCTGAGCATATAATGACTCCAGTAAATCCCCACAAGCCTGAACCGTCTAAGGCTAAGGCTAAGAGTCTTACTTTTGATATCATACATAGTGCCATAGATACAGCAGCAGGCATCCTACACGACGCAGCAAATGTTGGCCAAAAGATTTTCGGAATCTTCGGGAAAGATGTGAGTCTCAAATTCCATCCTCACTACGTCGATGGGTTAATGGTGTTGGATCCACTGGAGGAGGATGAAGGGATTTTATTAAGTGGGTGTGAAGCCAATGAGACATCATATGACCTGGTCTTGGAGAATAAAGCCTTTGGGGCGTTCACCGATGCTGTGGTTAACGTAATCATTAACTCGGGTCCTGGAATAAGCAACAGACACCTTGTGGCTGAGGCTGCCATGATTTTGAAGAAAAATGGATTCGAGCAGAACCCTTGCCTTTATTGCAGTGATGAGAATGCAAACACACTTTTCTTGGGTGGCTTTGCTTAA